In Sphingomonas sp. R1, a single genomic region encodes these proteins:
- a CDS encoding sensor histidine kinase codes for MTSSLDPVVPLAVARLDPRGRLIDAEPPLRALNDRAGGDIGAPLALPGIAAIAQLAYRLGIAISRAVVAADGDGELDLWVRAGPDRGGVRLEVSGWQSRPPWQAAMSADRDRDFLQAATAWLWETDAALRLTFLAPEVAERHGVDVRTMLGQPLTRLFALARDEAGHLPIHSAVAARARFDGQRAEIRGTGQTVRLEAAPRSDAAGGFAGFVGAAQPIDREESPAAHARPPHASTSGFPRGFGQRLERALRAPLARIIANAEAIGAQTEGPIRGDYAGYAADIAVAGRHLLGLVEDLVELQAIDREDFTTVPEAIDLADAARRAAGLLAIRAADAKVRIERPAADAMLPVRAEFRRTLQILVNLIGNAIRYSPAGTVIRVRAEREGDRGCVIVADQGKGIAASDHARIFDKFVRVDPAEAGGSGLGLYIARRLARAMGGDLAVDSAPGQGARFLLTLPLREEVERPSPPTGAP; via the coding sequence GTGACGTCGTCGCTCGATCCGGTGGTTCCGCTTGCGGTCGCACGCCTCGATCCCCGCGGGCGGCTGATCGACGCGGAGCCGCCGCTGCGCGCGCTGAACGATCGCGCCGGCGGGGATATCGGCGCACCGCTGGCGCTGCCGGGGATCGCTGCGATCGCGCAGCTGGCGTACCGCCTTGGCATCGCGATCTCGCGCGCGGTCGTCGCCGCCGATGGCGATGGAGAGCTCGACCTGTGGGTGCGGGCCGGGCCCGATCGCGGCGGCGTGCGGCTGGAGGTGAGCGGCTGGCAGTCGCGGCCGCCCTGGCAGGCGGCCATGTCGGCGGATCGCGACCGCGACTTTCTACAGGCTGCGACTGCGTGGCTGTGGGAAACTGACGCGGCGCTGCGGCTGACGTTTCTGGCTCCCGAGGTGGCGGAGCGCCACGGCGTTGATGTGCGCACGATGCTCGGCCAGCCGCTCACACGCCTGTTCGCGCTTGCCCGCGACGAGGCCGGCCATCTGCCGATCCACTCGGCGGTGGCGGCGCGGGCGCGGTTCGACGGGCAGCGCGCCGAGATTCGCGGCACGGGACAGACGGTCCGGCTGGAAGCCGCTCCGCGCAGCGATGCTGCGGGCGGGTTCGCGGGGTTTGTCGGCGCAGCGCAGCCGATAGACCGGGAGGAGTCGCCGGCGGCGCACGCGCGGCCGCCGCACGCGTCCACCAGTGGCTTTCCGCGCGGGTTTGGCCAGCGGCTCGAGCGCGCACTGCGCGCCCCGCTCGCCCGCATCATTGCCAATGCCGAGGCAATCGGCGCGCAGACCGAAGGCCCGATCCGAGGCGATTATGCCGGCTACGCGGCGGACATCGCGGTCGCCGGGCGGCATTTGCTGGGGCTGGTGGAGGATCTGGTCGAGCTGCAGGCGATCGACCGGGAGGATTTCACGACCGTGCCCGAGGCCATTGACCTCGCCGATGCGGCGCGCCGGGCGGCGGGCCTGCTGGCGATCCGTGCTGCCGACGCCAAGGTGCGGATCGAGCGGCCTGCGGCCGATGCGATGCTGCCGGTGCGCGCCGAGTTCCGACGTACACTGCAGATCCTGGTCAATCTGATCGGCAACGCCATTCGCTACAGCCCCGCTGGCACCGTGATCCGGGTGCGGGCCGAGCGTGAGGGCGATCGTGGCTGTGTGATCGTCGCGGATCAGGGCAAAGGCATCGCCGCGAGCGACCATGCGCGCATTTTCGACAAGTTCGTGCGGGTCGATCCCGCCGAAGCGGGTGGCAGCGGCCTTGGCCTCTATATTGCCAGGCGGCTGGCCCGGGCGATGGGTGGCGACCTGGCCGTCGACAGCGCACCCGGGCAGGGCGCGCGGTTCCTGCTGACGCTGCCGCTGCGGGAGGAGGTGGAGCGCCCGTCTCCTCCGACGGGCGCTCCCTGA
- a CDS encoding PilZ domain-containing protein, translating into MSVTGAKLASADDRLLRRDEVEYRARAVGPDVASLAFLIVNVSPQGLMARCGASLEPGDLVRVQLPLLGEVGAEVRWALGGRIGCQFLQPIAADDYPGLLAALRSR; encoded by the coding sequence GTGAGCGTTACGGGTGCCAAGCTGGCAAGCGCCGATGATCGGCTGCTGCGCCGCGACGAGGTGGAATATCGCGCGCGCGCGGTGGGCCCGGACGTCGCGTCGCTCGCCTTTCTGATCGTCAACGTCTCGCCCCAGGGACTGATGGCGCGCTGCGGCGCATCGCTGGAACCTGGCGATCTCGTCCGCGTCCAGCTGCCGCTGCTCGGAGAAGTCGGTGCGGAGGTTCGCTGGGCGCTGGGCGGCCGGATCGGCTGCCAGTTCCTCCAGCCGATCGCCGCCGACGACTATCCGGGGCTGCTGGCCGCACTGCGCAGCCGGTAG
- a CDS encoding DUF2336 domain-containing protein: MARDPFDTRGGSPIGAVDLAARAAAAEARVDALCRAAARDLAIPDALRLDERTRRGVVARLEAVLASMEQGLSQALAIGAFPGMGSTLPLFHAAGLAADPALLAPLLAQVRLEQLAAALPHHAPRDPNRPSLLTRLAEHPAAAMAEAARALLFAESEARRPEAGRWQLPAHLHVRLLWWVASAMREQAGTLAGVAMDEALCIAVHREMAEAQERAGAQPAAVAAALVAAIAPTARELPALLIEALQDRRMSLFLALIAHHAGIAHADARDLVLDPGAERLLLVLHALEIEREAIAQIAFLLCAADPTRDLPALADAIDALDTVDAAFGRDLLAWLRLDPDYRQARGAIAGRSSW; encoded by the coding sequence ATGGCGCGGGACCCTTTCGATACGCGCGGTGGCAGCCCCATCGGCGCGGTGGACCTTGCCGCGCGTGCCGCGGCGGCGGAGGCGCGCGTGGACGCCCTGTGCCGTGCGGCCGCACGCGACCTGGCGATCCCCGATGCGCTCCGCCTCGACGAGCGGACGCGGCGCGGGGTCGTTGCGCGGTTGGAGGCGGTGCTCGCATCGATGGAGCAAGGCTTGTCGCAAGCCCTTGCGATCGGAGCGTTTCCGGGCATGGGGTCGACCCTGCCGCTGTTCCACGCCGCCGGTCTTGCGGCGGACCCGGCGCTGCTCGCCCCGCTGCTCGCCCAGGTGCGGCTGGAGCAACTCGCCGCCGCGCTGCCCCACCATGCCCCGCGCGACCCGAACCGGCCCAGTCTGCTCACCCGCCTTGCCGAACACCCGGCGGCGGCGATGGCCGAGGCGGCGCGGGCGTTGCTGTTCGCCGAAAGCGAGGCCCGTCGTCCTGAAGCGGGACGCTGGCAACTACCCGCGCACTTGCATGTGCGCCTGCTTTGGTGGGTTGCATCCGCGATGCGCGAGCAAGCGGGAACACTGGCCGGTGTGGCAATGGACGAGGCACTGTGCATCGCCGTGCATCGCGAAATGGCCGAAGCACAAGAGCGCGCAGGTGCGCAGCCGGCTGCCGTCGCGGCTGCCCTGGTGGCAGCGATCGCACCGACGGCTCGCGAACTGCCCGCGCTGCTGATCGAGGCACTGCAGGATCGTCGCATGTCGCTGTTCCTGGCGCTGATCGCGCACCACGCCGGCATCGCCCATGCAGACGCGCGCGATCTGGTGCTCGATCCCGGCGCGGAGCGGCTGCTGCTCGTGCTGCACGCGCTGGAAATCGAGCGCGAGGCCATCGCGCAGATCGCATTTCTGCTGTGCGCGGCCGATCCAACGCGCGATCTGCCTGCGTTGGCGGATGCGATCGACGCGCTCGACACGGTGGATGCGGCCTTTGGGCGCGACCTACTCGCCTGGCTGCGGCTGGATCCAGACTATCGCCAGGCACGCGGCGCGATTGCTGGGCGATCAAGCTGGTGA
- a CDS encoding DUF885 domain-containing protein, which produces MIALSRRSMLAGTAAALALPRIGLAEEHGELQRLRAALDDAAEDRAAGLERLARFDAAQLPASARLDLLAARSGLTVDLALARRFPFGRAGRSPYLVTPNSGAWFRPDSSAAAIENETRRLADEARSGILLPQHLLARTLAAVEAAARVATGPRAAALSALMTALRSQTAKAPPPGVSHLPGGTDYFVLLLRRSAGDDIDPAQLRRRLEAEEARTLAQAERLFHQIGMRKGSVGERYATLWRAPRWLYTDDDAGRDRAIADMNQMLDAALPRLRAWFGPLPAAALQVRAARMPPAEAAAGKQGYRMLPEGARPGRYVADLKDIRRRPRWTLAAVVHHELLPGHMVQLPLEALAAPHPLRIEYAQAFVEGWAIYAEQLAAANGVYRGDPYGALGYCHWRLFRIERALADLGIHLGGWSLDKTLDRWRNTLGEPAYFAPFATDLDRIVLEPAVRAGEAAAWLAIEDRARRQRLQSFHHALLAHGRVRTDQMRDPLDAA; this is translated from the coding sequence ATGATCGCTCTTTCCCGACGTTCGATGCTGGCCGGTACCGCCGCTGCGCTCGCGCTTCCCCGCATCGGTCTGGCGGAGGAACACGGCGAGCTGCAGCGCCTGCGCGCGGCGCTCGATGACGCGGCGGAGGACCGCGCGGCGGGGCTTGAACGGCTGGCAAGGTTCGACGCGGCCCAGCTACCCGCAAGCGCGCGACTCGACCTGCTTGCTGCGCGGTCGGGGCTGACGGTCGATCTTGCGCTGGCACGGCGCTTTCCGTTCGGACGTGCCGGGCGCAGCCCCTATCTGGTTACGCCCAACAGCGGCGCCTGGTTCAGGCCGGATTCGTCTGCAGCGGCGATCGAGAACGAGACGCGGCGCCTCGCCGACGAGGCGCGCAGCGGCATCCTGCTGCCGCAGCATCTCCTCGCGCGCACCCTCGCTGCCGTCGAGGCTGCAGCACGGGTTGCCACCGGCCCCCGCGCCGCAGCGCTCAGCGCGCTGATGACGGCGCTGCGCAGCCAGACGGCAAAGGCACCCCCGCCTGGCGTGTCGCACCTTCCCGGCGGCACGGACTATTTCGTCTTGCTGCTCCGGCGAAGCGCGGGCGACGACATCGACCCGGCACAACTGCGGCGACGGCTGGAAGCCGAGGAGGCGCGAACGCTTGCCCAAGCCGAGCGGCTGTTCCACCAGATCGGCATGCGCAAGGGCAGCGTGGGCGAACGCTACGCCACGCTGTGGCGCGCCCCGCGCTGGCTTTACACGGACGACGATGCCGGGCGAGACCGCGCCATAGCCGACATGAACCAGATGCTCGATGCTGCGCTGCCGCGCCTGCGGGCTTGGTTCGGGCCCCTGCCCGCTGCGGCGCTGCAGGTGCGAGCCGCCCGCATGCCGCCGGCTGAGGCAGCGGCGGGCAAACAGGGCTACCGGATGCTGCCGGAAGGAGCACGCCCGGGTCGCTACGTCGCCGACCTGAAGGACATTCGCCGGCGTCCGCGCTGGACGCTTGCCGCGGTGGTGCACCACGAACTGCTCCCCGGCCATATGGTGCAGCTGCCGCTCGAGGCGCTCGCCGCTCCGCACCCGCTCAGGATCGAATATGCCCAGGCGTTCGTGGAAGGCTGGGCGATCTACGCCGAACAGCTGGCTGCCGCCAACGGCGTCTATCGTGGCGACCCGTACGGCGCCCTCGGCTATTGCCACTGGCGCCTGTTCCGCATCGAGCGCGCTCTGGCGGATCTGGGTATCCATCTCGGTGGGTGGAGTCTCGACAAGACGCTCGATCGATGGCGCAATACGCTGGGAGAGCCGGCCTATTTCGCCCCGTTCGCCACCGACCTGGATCGCATCGTCCTCGAGCCGGCCGTTCGCGCAGGCGAAGCCGCGGCATGGCTCGCGATCGAGGATCGGGCGCGCCGGCAGCGTCTTCAGTCGTTCCACCACGCACTGCTGGCCCACGGGCGCGTGCGGACCGACCAGATGCGCGACCCGCTCGACGCCGCATGA
- a CDS encoding DOMON-like domain-containing protein, giving the protein MEWSLYPHPARPAASMTALTCSIERDAAALNLVYRVEGAHGALHLPDSAAPLRTDGLWATTCLELFVADAGGAYREFNFSPSGQWAAYRFTAPRAGMAPLAMHAPPAIRLEEEGGATILSVHLPGVGAGALRLGITAVIEELDGTKSYWALQHGADAPDFHDPDCFVAQLPPAD; this is encoded by the coding sequence ATGGAATGGTCCCTTTATCCGCATCCGGCCCGTCCGGCGGCATCCATGACCGCGCTGACCTGCTCCATCGAGCGGGACGCCGCTGCGCTCAACCTCGTCTATCGGGTGGAAGGAGCGCATGGTGCCCTGCACCTCCCGGATTCTGCCGCCCCGCTGCGGACCGACGGCCTATGGGCAACAACCTGCCTCGAGCTGTTCGTAGCGGACGCAGGCGGCGCCTATCGCGAGTTCAATTTCTCGCCGTCGGGACAATGGGCGGCCTATCGCTTCACCGCGCCTCGGGCAGGGATGGCGCCGCTTGCCATGCACGCGCCGCCCGCGATCCGTCTGGAGGAGGAGGGCGGGGCGACGATCCTGTCCGTGCACCTGCCTGGTGTCGGCGCAGGTGCGCTACGCCTCGGCATCACCGCGGTGATCGAGGAACTGGACGGCACCAAATCCTATTGGGCGCTGCAACATGGCGCAGATGCGCCCGATTTCCACGATCCCGATTGCTTTGTCGCCCAACTGCCGCCAGCAGACTGA
- a CDS encoding DUF1343 domain-containing protein: protein MLFGIDRLLAEPDLRAPLADKRVALLAHPASVTADLTHSLDALVAAGVTISAVFGPQHGVRGDLQDNMMESPDFTDPQYGMPVFSLYGEVRRPTDASMDTFDVMLVDLQDVGCRIYTFVTTLLYVLEAAARHGKAVWVLDRPNPAGRPVEGLTLLPGWESFVGAGPMPMRHGMTLGELGHWFIAHYGLEVDYRVIAMAGWAPEAAPGFGWPSERPWINPSPNAANVNMARAYAGTVMLEGTMLSEGRGTTRPLELFGAPDIDARAVIAEMRKLAPEWLAGCSLRDMWFQPTFHKHVGQLCAGVFFHAEGPGYDHAAFRPWRVQALGFKAIRALYPDYALWRDFPYEYVFDKLAIDVINGGPGLRAWVDDAGAAPGDLDAMTLPDETAWIATRQPHLLY, encoded by the coding sequence ATGCTTTTCGGAATCGATCGTCTTCTCGCCGAACCGGATCTTCGCGCCCCGCTGGCGGACAAGCGCGTGGCCCTGCTTGCGCATCCCGCCTCGGTCACGGCGGATCTGACCCACAGCCTCGACGCGCTGGTCGCGGCCGGCGTGACCATCTCGGCGGTGTTCGGCCCACAGCACGGCGTGCGCGGGGACCTGCAGGACAACATGATGGAGTCGCCGGACTTCACCGATCCGCAATATGGCATGCCGGTGTTCAGCCTCTATGGCGAAGTCCGCCGCCCGACCGACGCGTCGATGGACACGTTCGATGTCATGCTCGTCGATCTCCAGGATGTCGGCTGCCGCATCTACACCTTCGTCACCACGCTGCTCTACGTGCTGGAAGCGGCGGCAAGGCACGGCAAGGCGGTGTGGGTGCTGGATCGCCCGAACCCGGCGGGCAGGCCGGTGGAAGGGCTCACGCTGTTGCCCGGCTGGGAAAGCTTCGTTGGCGCGGGGCCGATGCCGATGCGCCACGGCATGACGTTGGGCGAACTCGGACACTGGTTCATCGCGCACTACGGTCTGGAGGTCGACTACCGCGTCATCGCGATGGCCGGCTGGGCGCCCGAGGCTGCGCCCGGCTTCGGCTGGCCGAGCGAGCGCCCCTGGATCAACCCGAGCCCGAACGCCGCCAACGTCAATATGGCGCGCGCCTATGCTGGCACGGTAATGCTGGAAGGGACGATGCTGTCGGAGGGCCGCGGCACGACCCGGCCGCTCGAGCTGTTCGGCGCGCCCGACATCGATGCGCGCGCCGTCATCGCCGAGATGCGAAAGCTCGCGCCCGAATGGCTCGCCGGCTGCAGCTTGCGCGACATGTGGTTCCAGCCGACCTTCCACAAGCATGTCGGCCAGCTTTGTGCCGGCGTGTTCTTCCATGCGGAGGGCCCCGGCTATGACCATGCCGCGTTCCGGCCGTGGCGCGTGCAGGCGCTGGGCTTCAAGGCGATCCGTGCCCTGTACCCGGACTATGCTCTCTGGCGCGATTTCCCGTACGAATATGTATTCGACAAGCTGGCGATCGACGTGATCAACGGCGGCCCGGGCCTGCGGGCATGGGTCGATGATGCGGGCGCCGCGCCAGGCGATCTCGATGCGATGACGCTGCCGGACGAGACCGCCTGGATCGCGACCCGCCAGCCGCACCTGCTCTATTGA
- the tyrS gene encoding tyrosine--tRNA ligase, producing the protein MTDYSSDLLRLLASRGYIHQVTDAGGLDALAAKQIVPGYIGFDPTAPSLHVGSLVQIMLLRRLQQAGHKPIVLMGGGTGKIGDPSFKDEARKMLTLDTISSNIASIKTVFENFLSFGDGPTDAVMVDNADWLDKLEYIPFLRDIGRHFSINRMLSFDSVKLRLDREQSLSFLEFNYMILQGYDFLELSRRSGCRLQMGGSDQWGNIVNGIELSRRVDGTEVYGVTTPLITTADGGKMGKTMSGAVWLNPDQLPHYDYWQFWRNTDDRDVGRFLRLFTDLPLDEIARLEALEGAEINEAKKILANEATAMCRGRAAAEDAAETARKTFEEGAAGGALPTLSVSGGSISVVDALVGLGFCASKGEARRLIKGGGARVEGEKIDDEAATITVSGEVRLSAGKKHHGLLTPQG; encoded by the coding sequence ATGACCGACTACAGCTCCGATCTGCTCCGCCTGCTCGCCTCGCGCGGGTATATCCACCAGGTGACCGATGCCGGGGGCCTCGATGCACTCGCCGCCAAGCAGATCGTGCCGGGCTATATCGGCTTCGATCCCACCGCGCCCTCGCTCCACGTCGGCAGCCTGGTGCAGATCATGCTGCTGCGCCGCCTCCAGCAGGCGGGCCACAAGCCGATCGTGCTGATGGGCGGCGGCACCGGCAAGATCGGCGATCCGAGCTTCAAGGACGAAGCGCGCAAGATGCTGACGCTCGACACGATCAGCAGCAACATCGCCTCGATCAAGACAGTGTTCGAGAATTTCCTGTCCTTCGGTGACGGCCCCACCGACGCGGTGATGGTCGACAATGCCGACTGGCTCGACAAGCTCGAGTACATCCCGTTCCTGCGCGACATCGGCCGGCATTTCTCGATCAACCGCATGCTGAGCTTCGATTCGGTCAAGCTGCGGCTCGATCGCGAGCAGTCGCTGAGCTTCCTCGAATTCAACTACATGATCCTTCAGGGCTATGACTTCCTGGAGCTGTCGCGCCGTTCGGGTTGCCGCCTGCAGATGGGCGGATCGGACCAGTGGGGCAACATCGTCAACGGCATCGAGCTGTCGCGCCGCGTCGACGGCACCGAGGTCTATGGCGTGACCACCCCGCTGATCACCACCGCGGATGGCGGCAAGATGGGCAAGACCATGTCCGGCGCGGTTTGGCTCAACCCCGACCAGCTGCCGCACTACGACTATTGGCAGTTCTGGCGGAACACCGACGACCGCGACGTCGGCCGCTTCCTGCGGCTGTTCACCGACTTGCCGCTCGACGAGATCGCCCGGCTCGAGGCACTCGAAGGTGCCGAGATCAACGAGGCAAAGAAGATCCTCGCCAACGAAGCGACCGCCATGTGCCGCGGCCGCGCCGCCGCCGAGGACGCCGCTGAGACCGCGCGCAAGACCTTCGAGGAAGGTGCGGCCGGCGGCGCGCTGCCCACGCTGTCGGTGAGCGGCGGCAGCATCAGCGTGGTCGATGCGCTGGTCGGCCTGGGCTTCTGCGCGTCGAAGGGCGAAGCGCGGCGGCTGATCAAGGGCGGCGGCGCGCGCGTCGAAGGCGAGAAGATCGACGACGAGGCGGCGACCATCACCGTCTCGGGCGAGGTCCGCCTGTCCGCCGGCAAGAAGCATCACGGCCTGCTGACGCCGCAAGGCTGA
- a CDS encoding MgtC/SapB family protein, with protein MKFLHTFHLAAYLDTLLSYTLALVLGAAIGAERQFRQRTAGLRTNALVALGSAAFVDLAQRIAGDLEAVRVISYVVSGIGFLGAGVIMKEGTNVRGLNTAATLWCSAAVGACAGSDMAAEAATLAVFVIAGNTLLRPIVNAINRVPLAGGQIEAHYFVTITTMPAEVDRLRDLLTDHLELMRYPVAEIETIERPDDRTEVRARLVSTAALDAELDSIIAHLSKRHDIQHASWELQTQD; from the coding sequence ATGAAGTTCCTGCACACCTTTCACCTCGCCGCCTATCTGGACACGCTGCTCAGTTATACGCTGGCGCTGGTGCTGGGCGCCGCGATCGGGGCCGAGCGGCAGTTCCGCCAGCGTACGGCGGGCCTGCGCACTAATGCGCTCGTCGCACTCGGCTCGGCCGCCTTCGTGGATCTTGCCCAGCGCATCGCCGGCGACCTCGAGGCGGTGCGGGTGATCTCCTATGTGGTCTCGGGTATCGGCTTTCTCGGTGCCGGCGTGATCATGAAGGAGGGAACGAACGTCCGCGGCCTCAACACCGCGGCGACGCTGTGGTGTTCGGCGGCCGTCGGCGCCTGCGCGGGCAGCGACATGGCGGCCGAAGCGGCGACCCTGGCCGTGTTCGTGATCGCCGGGAACACGCTGTTGCGGCCGATCGTCAATGCGATCAACCGGGTGCCGCTGGCGGGAGGTCAGATCGAGGCGCATTATTTCGTGACGATCACCACCATGCCCGCCGAAGTCGACCGGCTGCGCGACCTGCTGACCGATCATCTGGAACTGATGCGCTATCCCGTCGCCGAGATCGAGACGATCGAGCGCCCGGACGATCGCACCGAAGTACGCGCCCGGCTCGTCTCGACCGCCGCGCTCGATGCCGAGCTGGACAGCATCATCGCCCATCTTTCCAAGCGTCACGACATCCAGCATGCCAGTTGGGAGCTGCAGACACAGGACTGA